The genomic segment GATGCCGCGAATGTACAACTGCGGACGCGCGGCGCCGAAGCTGCCGAAGTAAACGCTGGGGACGCGCGGCGCGACGTTCTCGATGGACTCGATGCCCAAGCCGCGCACCTTGTCGTCGGTGAACGCTGACAGGGCAATGGGAATGTCCTGTGCCCGCTGCTCGCGCTTCTGCGCGGTGACCACGATCTCTTCAATGGCGTAGTCGTTGCGCGGCGCGGGGGCCGCCTCGGCCTCGGCCGGTTCAGGCGAGGTCGCCGGGGCCGCCTCGTCGGCACCCGTCGAGGACTCGAACTCGTCCCAGTCGATTTCACCCTCGCCGCCCTGGGCGTGAAGGCTGGGACCATAAAGTGAGGCCGCACACGCGGCGATCGACAACACGGTGACGCGACGAACAACCCGCTCGGCGGGTGAATGCTTCTTGGCCATGGTCTCTCCTCCCGGATATTTTTTAGGTCCGTCGCCGTGATCTGGCCGATCAGGCTCGGGGGTTACCGCTCTCGAAATCGCAGTCCGGTGGCATCGGGAGACGCCGCGCCGTTCAGCGCCGTGCAAGGTCGAATGTAGGGTGCCATACCATCTGGGTCAATGACCGCCGACCAGCGGTGCGAATCACCCCGACGGGCGCGCCCGGGGCGTGCGCGACTGGAGACCGTGGCGCAATGGCAAACGCGTACCGGCCCAAAAGGCGAACCGCTTTGGTGCATTGACGCACCGATCCGGTGCTTTTTTCGTCCGATGCGGCAGCGTGCCTCGTTTTGGAACAGGTGCGCCTCAATTTCAGGCACGTCGACACGCCCGCCCATCAAGGCCAATGATGGTTGGCACGAAGCCTGCTTAGCTGTACCCGACAGTGGCCAACGGCGGCGCTGACTCGCAACACCCTGCCGACGCAGGCCCCCAGGACAACGGCGTCCATGCACGACTCTTCCGTGCATGGACGCTTTTTTTTGCTCAGAGGATTTACATGACGCTCCATTTCTTGCGCATCACCCGACGCTTGGCCACTGCAGCCCTGCTGACAGCCACGATGGTCGGCTGCGGTGACAAGGCCGCCACCCCCGAGGCCGTCACACCCGCCACCGCAAGCACGCCGCTGGCGCTGGAAAAGTCAGAGATCAAACTCGGCTTTATCAAGCTCACCGACATGGTGCCGCTGGCCATTGCCTACGAAAAAGGCTACTTCGAAGACGAAGGTCTGTTCGTCACGCTGGAAGCGCAGGCCAACTGGAAAGTGCTGCTCGACCGGGTGATTTCGGGCGAACTCGATGGTGCCCACATGCTGTCGGGCCAGCCACTGGGCGCGACCATCGGCTTCGGCACCAAAGCGGACATCATCACCGCCTTCGCGATGGACCTGAACGGCAACGCCATCACCGTGGCCAACACTGTTTGGGACGAGATGAAACCGAACGTGCCGATGGAAGACGGTAAGCCGGTGCACCCGATTCGTGCCGATGCCCTGAAACCGGTCATCGAGGCGCGCAAGGCCGAGGGTGAATCGTTCAAGATGGGCATGGTATTTCCGGTGTCGACGCACAACTACGAGCTGCGTTACTGGTTGGCGGCGGCGGGCATTCACCCCGGCTTTTACGCACCACAGCGGGGGGATGTTTCCGGCCAATTGCTGGCCGACGTGCTGCTGTCGGTCACGCCACCGCCGCAAATGCCGGCGACCTTGGAGGCCGGCACCATTCTCGGTTACAGCGTTGGCGAACCGTGGAACCAGCAGGCGGTGTTTCGCGGCATTGGCGTGCCGGTGATTGCCGACATCGATATCCGCAACAACGTCTCCGAGAAGGTGTTGGGCGTTAGCCAGGCGTGGGCCGACAAGAATCCCAAAACCCATATCGCCATGGTCAAGGCATTGATCCGCGCCGGCCACTGGCTCGACGCCAACGACAACGCCAACCGCGAGGAGGCGGCCCGCATCATCTCGGCCTCGACCTATGTCGGCGCCGACTACGAGGTCATTGCCAACAGCATGACCGGCGTCTTCGAGTACGAGAAAGGCGATGTACGCCCGGCGCCGGACTTCAACGTCTTCTTCCGCTATCACGCCACCTACCCTTACACCTCTGATGCCGTCTGGTACCTCACGCAAATGCGCCGCTGGGGCCAGATCCCCGACGCGAAGCCGGACAGCTGGTATCTGGAAACCGCCAAGAAGGTGTTCCGTGCCGACATCTATCAGCAGGCGGCCGAGGCGCTGATTGCCGACGGCGTGATGCAGGCCAGCGACTTTCCCGACTTTGCCAGCGAGACCGGCTTTCGCCCGGTCACCCACACCACCTTCATCGACGGCCACGGCTACGACGGCCGCCAACCCAACGCCTACCTCGAACAGTTCGACATTGGCCTGAAAGGAGACGACACGCCATGAGCCTCGCCGCTTCGATTTCTTCGGCCACCGCCTCAGCGTTGCGACAGCGGCTGGCGGCCCTGCAAATGCCAGCCTTGGCGCCCTTGGCCAAGAGCGTTGCCTTGCCGGTGATGGGCCTGCTGGTGATGTTGCTGGTCTGGGAGCTGGGCGCGCGGCAGGTGCAGACCTCACTCGGCGCCCTGCCCGGTCCGGTCGCCGTCTGGGAGCAGGCCGGCAACCTGTGGGACGAGCATCGCGCCGAGCGTGACAAGGCAGACGCCTTTTACGCGCGACAGGACGTGCGCCACGCCGAGCAGCTGGCGGCCAACCCCGAGGCCGAGCTGCGCTTTCGCAGCTATCCCGGCAAGGCGACCTTTGTGGATCAGATTGGCACCAGTCTGTTCACGGTGATGAGTGGTTTCTTTCTGGCCTCACTGATCGCCATTCCCCTGGGCATCGCCATCGGTCTTTCGCCGACGCTGTACGCCATGTGCAACCCGGTGACTCAGTTGCTGAAGCCGGTCTCGCCATTGGCATGGCTGCCCATCGTCACGCTGGTGGTGAGCGCGGTTTACGTGAGCGACGACCCGGCGGTGTCGAAGTCTTATCTGGTGTCGATGCTGTGCGTGATGCTGTGCTCCATCTGGCCGACCCTGGTCAACACGGCCGTTGGCGCCTCCACCGTGTCCAGTGACCTGGTGAGCGTCTCTCGCGTGCTGCGTCTGCACGCGCTCAGCCATGTTTGGCGCGTGGTGCTGCCCAGCGCCATTCCGATGATTTTCGCCGGCCTGCGCACCTCGCTGGGCGTCGCGTGGATGGTGCTCATCGCCTCCGAAATGCTCGCCCAAAACCCCGGCCTCGGCAAATTCGTCTGGGATGAATTCCAGAACGGTTCGTCGGCCTCGCTGGGCCGGATCATGGTCGCGGTCATCGCCATCGGCCTGATCGGTTTCGCCCTCGACCGGACCATGTTGTGGCTGCAACGCAACGTGAGCTGGGACAAAAACGCGGTACTGCGATGAGGAGCTTGCTCGCCATGAACCAGCCTCTCGTCCGAAATCCAGGCGTTACCGCTTTCAACGCAAAGGCGCAAAGAGCAAAAGCAAGGACGCGAAGAAAAACTTTAAGAGGTGAAGCAAAAAACGTTTCGCTTACTAATTTCCTCGTCTTCTTCCCGCTTTTCCTTTGCGTCCTTGCTTTTCACCTTCGCGCCTTTGCGTTGAACGCTTTTCCCGCCGGAGCCCGTCCATGAAACCGCATCTCGAACTCTCCGACGTGTGCATGGATTTCCCGACGCCCAAGGGAACGTTCAACGCGCTAAGTCACATCAACCTCAAGGTCGCCAAGGGCGAGTTCATTTCGCTGATCGGCCACTCCGGCTGCGGCAAATCCACCGTGCTGAATATTGTCGCCGGCCTGCTCAAGGCCACCGAAGGCGGCGTGATCGTCAACGGCCATGAAGTCAGTACGCCGGGGCCAGATCGCGGCATGGTGTTTCAAAACCACTCGCTGCTGCCGTGGCTCACCGTCTACGGCAACGTGGCACTGGCCGTACGCCAAGTGTTCGGCGGCAAGAAAACCCGCGCCGAGCAACGCGACTGGATCGAGCACAACCTCGAACTGGTGAACATGGCGCACGCCATGGACAAGCGCCCGCACGAGATCTCGGGCGGCATGAAGCAGCGCGTCGGCATTGCCCGGGCCTTGTCGATGCAGCCGCAGATTCTGCTGATGGACGAGCCCTTCGGCGCCCTCGACGCCCTCACCCGCGCCCAGCTTCAGGACTCGCTGATGGAGATCCAGACCCGCCTTGGCAGCACGGTGCTGATGGTCACCCACGACGTCGACGAAGCGGTGCTGCTGTCCGATCGCGTGGTGATGCTCAACGTCGGCCCCGGCGCGACCATCGGCAAGGTGCTGAACGTGGACCTGCCGCGCCCGCGTGAACGCCTGGCGCTGGCCGAAAGCGCTGACTACCACCACTGCCGCGCCGAGATTCTGCGATTCCTCTACGACGGCCACTCTGGCCACGATGCCCCGCCAAAAGCCGAAGCACCGAAGAAGCCGATGCTGCGGGTGCTGGCAAAGAAGGTGGTGAATGGGTAAGGCAACCGTAACGGCTCTTAACGCAAAGGCGCAAAGGGCAAAAACAAGGACGCAAAGAGAAACGTTTAGAGATGAAGCGAGAAGCACTCTGGGCATGCCCCTTCAGGGCTTCTCCCCGCTTTTCCTTTGCGTCATTTCTTTTGATCTTCGCGCCTTTGCGTTGAACGCTTTTCTCGCCGGAGTCCGCCCATGAAGCTCGTCCTCATCGGCCACGGCATGGTCGGCCAGAAACTGCTCGAAGAACTGCACGCCCGGGCCTCCGGCCAGTTCGATGTGACCGTGCTCTGCGAAGAGCCACGCCCGGCCTATGACCGCGTGCATCTGTCAGCCTTTTTCAGCGGCACCACCGCCGAGGAACTGTCGCTGGTGCCGCCGGACTTCTTCGCCGAGTCGGGCTACCAACTGCATCTGAACGACCGCGCCGTGGCCATCGACCGCGACGCGCAGACCGTCACCACCGCCAGCGGCGCCGTGCTGCCCTATGACCGGCTGGTGCTCGCCACCGGCTCCTTCCCGTTCGTGCCGCCGCTGCCGGGCAAAGACCGCAAAGATTGTTTCGTCTATCGGACCATCGAAGACCTGCTGGCCATGCAGGAATGCGGCGCCCGCTCGAAGACCGGCGTGGTGGTCGGCGGCGGTCTGCTGGGCCTGGAATGCGCCAAGGCGCTGCACGACATGGGCCTGCAAACCCATGTGGTCGAATTCGCACCGCGGCTGATGGCGGTGCAGGTCGATGACGGCGGCGGCCGCGTGCTGCGCAAAAAGATCGAATCACTGGGCGTGACCGTTCACACCCAGAAAAACACCACAGAGATCATCGACGGCGACACCGGCACGCACCGCATGGTGTTCGCCGACGACAGCCACCTCGACACCGACATGGTCGTATTCTCGGCCGGCATCCGGCCCCGTGACGAACTGGGGCGTTTGGCCGGCCTCACCATGGGCGAACGCGGCGGCATCCTCATTGATGACGCCTGCACCACCAGCGACGCGAACATCCTCGCCATCGGCGAATGTGCCCTGCACGGCGGGCGTATTTACGGTCTGGTGGCGCCCGGCTACGACATGGCGCGGGTGGCGGCTGCGCAGTTGGTGGATCGCCTACAGAGCGGCCTGGAAATGGAGTCCCCTCTCCCCCCGCCAGCGGGGGGAGAGGGCCAGGGAGAGGGGGGCGGTGGTCGTGGCAGCCAAACCGCGCCTGCGGCGCAGCCCTCTCCCCCAGCCCCTCTCCCGCTTGCGGGAGAGGGGAGTCAAATCGTGGCCATTGCCAGCAGTCATCGTAATTCAGACCGCGCGGCCCTCTCCCCACCATCGGCTCCGCCGATGGTCCCCCCCTCTCCCGCAGGGGGGAGAGGGGCAGTTGCGCCGCCGTCGGCGGCGGTCCTTTTCCGGGGCGCCGACATGAGTACCAAGCTCAAGCTCATGGGCGTGGATGTGGCCAGCCTCGGCGACGCCCACGGCATCACGCCGGGCAGTCTGTGCACCGTCTACGTGGATGAGCGCAAGGGCGTTTACAAAAAGCTCGTCACCTGCGGTGAAGGCAAAACCCTGCTCGGCGGCGTACTGGTCGGCGATGCCGCCGAGTTCGGCACCTTGCTGCAGGTCATGCTCAATGGCATCGCCCTGCCCGCTGCGCCGGAAGCGCTGATTCTGCCCGCGAGCGACGGTGCGCCCAAAGCGGGCATTGGCGTCGATGCCCTGCCCGACAGCGCGCAGATCTGTTCCTGCAACAACGTCAGCAAGGGCGACATCTGCACGGCGGTAATTGACGGCGCGACCAGTGTCGGCGCACTGAAAACCTGCACCAAAGCGGGCACCTCTTGCGGCGGCTGCCTGCCGCTGGTGACGCAGGTGCTCAAGGCAGAGCTCAAACGCCAGGGCGTGGCCGTCAACAACCATTTGTGCGAGCACTTTCCCTACTCGCGTCAGGAGCTTTATCACCTGGTGCGCGTCGGTCAGATCAAGACGTTTGACGCACTCATCACCCGTCACGGCAGCGGCCACGGCTGCGACATCTGTAAACCGGTCGCCGCCAGCATTCTGGCCTCCTGCTGGAACGAGTTCGTGCTGAAAAAGCCGCACGCCAAGCTGCAGGACACCAACGACTACTACCTCGCCAACATCCAGAAAAACGGCACCTATTCCGTCGTGCCACGCGTGCCCGGCGGCGAGATCACCCCCGACAAGCTGCTGGCCATCGGCAGCGTGGCCAAGAAGTACAACCTGTACACCAAGATCACCGGCGGTCAGCGCATCGACCTGTTCGGCGCCCAGGTGCACGAACTGCCGCTGATCTGGGAAGAACTCATCGCCGCCGGCTTCGAGTCTGGCCACGCGTATGGCAAGTCGCTGCGCACGGTTAAGTCCTGCGTCGGCAGCACCTGGTGCCGTTATGGCGTGCAGGACAGCGCCAAGATGGCGATCGATCTGGAGAACCGCTACAAGGGCCTGCGCTCGCCGCACAAACTCAAGTTCGCCGTGTCGGGTTGCACCCGCGAATGTGCCGAAGCACAGAGCAAGGACGTGGGCGTCATCGCCACCGAAAACGGCTGGAATCTGTATGTCTGCGGCAACGGCGGCATGAAGCCGCGCCACGCCGAGCTGCTGGTGGGCGATCTCGACGATGAATCGCTGATCCGCTTTATCGACCGCTTCCTGATGTTCTACGTGCGCACCGCCGACCGGCTGCAACGCACCAGCGTCTGGCGCGACAACCTCGAAGGCGGGCTCGATTACCTCAAGGACGTGGTGCTCAACGATTCGCTCGGCATCGCCGACGAGCTCGAAAGCGAAATGGCCAGCGTGGTCGGCACCTACGCCTGCGAATGGAAGATCGCCGTCGAAGACCCCGAAGTGCGCAAGCGTTTCAAGCACTTCGTCAACAGCGAGGCGGCCGACAGCAACGTGCAGTTCGTCAACGAACGCGGCCAGATACGCCCGGCGCGCGACGACGAAAAAACTGCGCTGGCGAACATCCCGGTCGTCACGGAGGTGGCCTGATGGGCGCCCCCCAGAAAGCCGAAGTGCCCACGTGGACCGAGGTCTGCGCGCTGGACGAGATTCTCCCCGACACCGGCGTCTGCGTGCTCGCCGGCGGCCAACAGGTGGCGGTATTCCGCATCGGCGATGGCGAGCAGGTTCACGCCATCGACAACCGTGACCCGTTCAGTGGCGCCAACGTGCTGTCGCGCGGCCTGGTGTGCAGTCTGGCCGGACGGGTCTGCGTCGCCTCGCCCATCTACAAGCAGCATTTCGACCTGCAGACCGGCCTGTGCCTGGAGGACGAGACGCAATCGGTCCGCGCCCATGAGGCCTTTGTGGTTGAGGGGCGGGTTTGTGTGGTGGTGTCGTGATCGGCGAAGAGGGGCTCAGCACTGAGGCGCTGAACCTCGTACAACCTCGTCATGCCGGACTTGATCCGGCATCCAGGGTTCTGGTGATGCGCATGGGCGTTTCAAGTGGCTTTGACGCTCGTTCTGCAAGCTTGCCTTTCGCCTTGCGGGGCGAGTCACTTTTCTTTGCTTGCCCAAAGAAAAGGCCACCGCGACACGGTGCGTGCGAAAGCACGACGGTGCGGGATCGGGGGCATGGCGGCGTGAGGCGGCCTCTGCGATTGCGGTGGCATGCGCGGCTAATCCCGCACCCACGCTGCGCGGCACCGTGGAGTAGCCGCCAAAAGAAAGGGCACCCCACTTCAGGTGCCGGCTGCGCCGGTTCCCGAGCCTGCCGCTGTGCTCGGGGTCGGGCCGATGCGACGTCCTGTCGCACGGCCCTAAGCGGGCCATCCACGGCCCGCTTACCCCTGCGCGCAGCGACAGGCTCGGCACCTTCAGACGGGGCCCAAAGTCAAAGGCGGCTGCAAATTTCGTCGCGCACGTGCTTTTCGGGTCCCCTTCGAGACGGAGCGGTGGGCGCAGCGCGCGCAATGGGGCAGCCGGACAGGGACGTCCGGCTGAGCCGCAGTCACGACAGGATGTCGTGTTGCGGCGACCCCAAGCACGCGAGCACCAGCGCGTGCCCGCGCAGCGGGACCGTAACGAGGGGCGTGCTTTCTTTTGCTTACTTTTCTTTGCACGAGCAAAGAAAAGTAAGGCGCCCCACAGGGCGAAAAGGGCACCCTCAAAACGAGCGCCCAGGCTCCTTGAAACCCCCGCGAGGACAGCGCCTGGAAAACAAAACCGCGCTTGCGGCGAAGTGCCCTCCATGAAGCCCCGCCTGGTCGTCATCGGCAACGGCATGGCCGCGCATCGCGCGCTTGAGCGCCTGCAAACCTACGCGCCAGATCACTACGCCGTTACGGTGTTCGGCGCAGAGCCGCACGCGGCCTACAACCGCATTCTGCTGTCGCCGGTGCTGTCGGGCGAAAAGGCCGCCGGGGCGATCCGGCTTGCCGCCCAGCCCGGCATCATGGTGCACCTCGACGACCCAGTAACGCGCATTGACCGCGTGCGCCGTGAAGTCCATAGCCGCAGCGGTCGCGTCGTCGGGTACGAGCGCCTGCTGCTGGCCACCGGTTCGCAGCCGGTGCGGCTGCCGCTGCCGGGCGCCGATTTAACCGGCGTCATGGGGTTTCGCGACCTGGACGACATCGATGCCATGCTGGCGTGCGCCGCCGGGGGGGGGCGTGCCGTGGTGATTGGCGGCGGGCTGCTCGGCATCGAGGCGGCCGACGGCCTGCGCCAACGCGGCATGGCGGTCACTCTGCTGCACCGTGGCGACGCACTGCTCAACCAACAGCTCGACGCCGGCGGCGCGGTGGTCCTGCTCAAACGGCTGCAGGCACGCGGCATTGATGTGCAACTGAATGCCGACACCGCCGCGCTGCAAGGTGAAACGCTGGTGCAGGCGGTGGTCCTGGCCGATGGCCGCCGACTGCCGGCCGACCTGGTGGTCATGGCGGTGGGCATTCGCCCCGAGATCTCGCTGGCGCGCGCCGCCGGTCTGCAATGCGGCCGGGGGGTGCGCGTCGACGACACGATGCAGACGTTCGACCCACGCATTTACGCCATTGGCGAATGCGCCGAGCACCGCAGCCAGACCGTCGGTCTGGTGGCGCCGGCATGGCAGCAGGCAGAGGTCTGTGCCGCGCATCTGGCGGAATGGGGCCACCGGCGCTACCGGCTGACCCCGGTCGCGACGCGCCTCAAGGTCAGCGGCATCGACGTGTTTTCTGCCGGCCCGGTGACACCGGCCCCCGGTGATGAGGCGCTGGTCTATCGCGATCCACCGCTGGGCCATTACCGACGTCTGCTGATCCGTGACCGGCGCATCGTATCGGTGGTGATGATCGGCGACATTGCCGCCGGCCCCTGGTATTTCGAGCAGTTGCAGGCAGGCGCCGACATCAGCGCCATTCGCGACTCGCTGCTGTTCGGTCAGCCTTACTGCCAGGCGGCATGAGCGACGCGGTCCAGACCACTTGCCCCTACTGCGGCGTCGGCTGCGGGGTGCTGGCACGGCCCAACGCCGACGGCAGTGCGGCGGTGCTGGGTGATCCCGATCATCCGGCCAACCGCGGCAAGCTCTGCGTCAAAGGCGCAGCGCTGGGCGAAACCCTGGGCTTGCACGGCCGCCTGCTGCACCCCGAAATCAACGGTCAGCGGCAGAGCTGGGCGCATGCGCTGAATCACGTCGCCGCCGGCTTTCGCCAGGTCATCGACCGGCATGGTCCCGACGCGGTCGCGTTTTACGTTTCGGGGCAGTTGCTGACCGAGGACTATTACGTCGCCAACAAGCTGATGAAGGGCTATCTCGGCAGCGCCAACATCGACACCAATTCGCGACTGTGCATGAGCAGCGCGGTGGCCGGCCACAAGCGGGCGTTCGGTGAAGACCTGGTGCCCTGCACCTACGACGACCTGGAAACGGCCGACCTGGTGGTGCTGGTCGGCTCGAATACCGCGTGGTGTCATCCCATTCTCTATCAGCGGCTGATGGCCGCCCGCGCCGCCCGACCGGGCATGCAGGTGGTGGTGATCGACCCGCGCCGTACCGCCACCTGCGAAGACGCCGACCTGCACCTGCAGCTCACGCCTGGCACCGATGTGTGGCTGTTCAACGGACTTCTGCAATACCTCGCCGCCCACGGCCGCACCGACCGCAGCTTTGTCGCGGCGCGGACCACCGGGCTGGGCGAAGCCTTGAGTGCCAGCGCAGCGCAGTCCGATCCCGACGCGGTCGCACGGCGCTGCGGTCTGGACCCCGCGCTGCTGCGCGGCTTTTACGCCCTGTTCGCCGCCACACCCAAGGTGGTCACGGCGTTTTCGCAGGGCGTCAATCAGTCATCAGCGGGCACCGACAAGGTCAATGCCATCATCAACTGCCACCTGCTGACCGGGCGCATCGGCACGCCGGGCACAGGGCCGTTTTCGATCACCGGCCAGCCCAACGCCATGGGCGGGCGCGAAGTGGGCGGGCTGGCCAACCAACTGGCTGCCCATCTTGACCTTGCCGACCCCGCGCACCGCACGCTGGTGCAGGACTTCTGGGCCAGCCCCACCATCGCCGAGCGGCCGGGCCTGAAAGCTGTCGAACTGTTCGATGCCATCGACGCCGGGCGGGTCAAGGCGGTGTGGATCATGGCGACCAACCCGGTCGTCAGCATGCCGGACGCCGACAAGGTGCGCCGTGCGCTGAAAAAGTGCGAGATGGTCGTGGTCAGCGATGTGATCCGCGACACGGATACCAACGCCTGCGCCACGGTGCTGCTGCCGGCGTTGGGCTGGGGTGAAAAAGACGGCACGGTGACCAACACCGAACGCTGCATCACCCGCCAGCGCGCGTTTTTGCCGACACCCGGCGAGGCCAAAGCCGACTGGTGGATCATTTGCCAGCTCGCCCAGCGCATGGGCTTTGCCGACGGTTTCAACTTCGACAATGCGGCGGCGATTTTCGATGAACACGCGCGACTCACCGCCTGCCGCAATCCGCTGCCGGGCAGCACCGGCGCGTCGGTGACCGACATTCCGCGCGTGCTGCATTTGGGCGGGCTGACCGGCCTTGGCAACGCCGGTTACGACGCCATGGGGCCGCAGCGCTGGCCGGTGACCGGCGTGCCGCCCGCACCGGGAGCGCCCGATTTCGTCCTGCCGCAAATGACCCTGGTGCCGACCCCGGTGCGCGCACCCGGCAACGCGGTGAGTGCGGCGTATCCACTGCGACTCAACACCGGCCGGCTGCGCGACCAGTGGCACACCATGACGCGCACCGCGCGCTCGGCGCGGCTGTCGGCGCACATTGACCAGCCGCAGCTAGCGGTGCATCCCGCCGATGCGGCCCGTCACCGGCTGCAGGATGGTGCGCTGGCGCGGGTGACCTCGCTGTGGGGCACGGCGGTGTTACGCGTGCAGGTCAGCACTGCGCAAACCCGGGGCGACGTGTTCGCGCCGATCCACTGGGGCAGCACCCACGCTTCGGCGGCGCGCATCGGCGCGGTGGTCAACCCGGTGGTGGATCCGTTGTCGGGCGAGCCGGAGTTCAAGCACACGCCGGTCACGGTGACGCCGTTTGCCGCGCGCTGGTACGGCTTCGCACTGATGCGCCACCCGCCCGAAACGCTGCCAGCGCTGGCGTGGTGGAGCCGTATACAGGGCGCTTTCCATACCCGGCTGGAATTCGCCGGCGACCGGCCGCTGACC from the Polycyclovorans algicola TG408 genome contains:
- the nirD gene encoding nitrite reductase small subunit NirD translates to MGAPQKAEVPTWTEVCALDEILPDTGVCVLAGGQQVAVFRIGDGEQVHAIDNRDPFSGANVLSRGLVCSLAGRVCVASPIYKQHFDLQTGLCLEDETQSVRAHEAFVVEGRVCVVVS
- a CDS encoding NAD(P)/FAD-dependent oxidoreductase; translated protein: MKPRLVVIGNGMAAHRALERLQTYAPDHYAVTVFGAEPHAAYNRILLSPVLSGEKAAGAIRLAAQPGIMVHLDDPVTRIDRVRREVHSRSGRVVGYERLLLATGSQPVRLPLPGADLTGVMGFRDLDDIDAMLACAAGGGRAVVIGGGLLGIEAADGLRQRGMAVTLLHRGDALLNQQLDAGGAVVLLKRLQARGIDVQLNADTAALQGETLVQAVVLADGRRLPADLVVMAVGIRPEISLARAAGLQCGRGVRVDDTMQTFDPRIYAIGECAEHRSQTVGLVAPAWQQAEVCAAHLAEWGHRRYRLTPVATRLKVSGIDVFSAGPVTPAPGDEALVYRDPPLGHYRRLLIRDRRIVSVVMIGDIAAGPWYFEQLQAGADISAIRDSLLFGQPYCQAA
- a CDS encoding ABC transporter ATP-binding protein, whose amino-acid sequence is MKPHLELSDVCMDFPTPKGTFNALSHINLKVAKGEFISLIGHSGCGKSTVLNIVAGLLKATEGGVIVNGHEVSTPGPDRGMVFQNHSLLPWLTVYGNVALAVRQVFGGKKTRAEQRDWIEHNLELVNMAHAMDKRPHEISGGMKQRVGIARALSMQPQILLMDEPFGALDALTRAQLQDSLMEIQTRLGSTVLMVTHDVDEAVLLSDRVVMLNVGPGATIGKVLNVDLPRPRERLALAESADYHHCRAEILRFLYDGHSGHDAPPKAEAPKKPMLRVLAKKVVNG
- a CDS encoding CmpA/NrtA family ABC transporter substrate-binding protein; translated protein: MTLHFLRITRRLATAALLTATMVGCGDKAATPEAVTPATASTPLALEKSEIKLGFIKLTDMVPLAIAYEKGYFEDEGLFVTLEAQANWKVLLDRVISGELDGAHMLSGQPLGATIGFGTKADIITAFAMDLNGNAITVANTVWDEMKPNVPMEDGKPVHPIRADALKPVIEARKAEGESFKMGMVFPVSTHNYELRYWLAAAGIHPGFYAPQRGDVSGQLLADVLLSVTPPPQMPATLEAGTILGYSVGEPWNQQAVFRGIGVPVIADIDIRNNVSEKVLGVSQAWADKNPKTHIAMVKALIRAGHWLDANDNANREEAARIISASTYVGADYEVIANSMTGVFEYEKGDVRPAPDFNVFFRYHATYPYTSDAVWYLTQMRRWGQIPDAKPDSWYLETAKKVFRADIYQQAAEALIADGVMQASDFPDFASETGFRPVTHTTFIDGHGYDGRQPNAYLEQFDIGLKGDDTP
- a CDS encoding nitrate reductase, producing the protein MSDAVQTTCPYCGVGCGVLARPNADGSAAVLGDPDHPANRGKLCVKGAALGETLGLHGRLLHPEINGQRQSWAHALNHVAAGFRQVIDRHGPDAVAFYVSGQLLTEDYYVANKLMKGYLGSANIDTNSRLCMSSAVAGHKRAFGEDLVPCTYDDLETADLVVLVGSNTAWCHPILYQRLMAARAARPGMQVVVIDPRRTATCEDADLHLQLTPGTDVWLFNGLLQYLAAHGRTDRSFVAARTTGLGEALSASAAQSDPDAVARRCGLDPALLRGFYALFAATPKVVTAFSQGVNQSSAGTDKVNAIINCHLLTGRIGTPGTGPFSITGQPNAMGGREVGGLANQLAAHLDLADPAHRTLVQDFWASPTIAERPGLKAVELFDAIDAGRVKAVWIMATNPVVSMPDADKVRRALKKCEMVVVSDVIRDTDTNACATVLLPALGWGEKDGTVTNTERCITRQRAFLPTPGEAKADWWIICQLAQRMGFADGFNFDNAAAIFDEHARLTACRNPLPGSTGASVTDIPRVLHLGGLTGLGNAGYDAMGPQRWPVTGVPPAPGAPDFVLPQMTLVPTPVRAPGNAVSAAYPLRLNTGRLRDQWHTMTRTARSARLSAHIDQPQLAVHPADAARHRLQDGALARVTSLWGTAVLRVQVSTAQTRGDVFAPIHWGSTHASAARIGAVVNPVVDPLSGEPEFKHTPVTVTPFAARWYGFALMRHPPETLPALAWWSRIQGAFHTRLEFAGDRPLTDMTPWLRRFAPGLDGEWIEASDPARQRYQGAAVIDERLEAVVFVAPTPTLPSRQWLAGLFALDRLERHDRTALLAGRPADPGVDQGPAVCACFGVGRNCIIEAIRAHQLTTAAAVGQHLKAGTNCGSCVPEISALLR
- a CDS encoding ABC transporter permease; its protein translation is MSLAASISSATASALRQRLAALQMPALAPLAKSVALPVMGLLVMLLVWELGARQVQTSLGALPGPVAVWEQAGNLWDEHRAERDKADAFYARQDVRHAEQLAANPEAELRFRSYPGKATFVDQIGTSLFTVMSGFFLASLIAIPLGIAIGLSPTLYAMCNPVTQLLKPVSPLAWLPIVTLVVSAVYVSDDPAVSKSYLVSMLCVMLCSIWPTLVNTAVGASTVSSDLVSVSRVLRLHALSHVWRVVLPSAIPMIFAGLRTSLGVAWMVLIASEMLAQNPGLGKFVWDEFQNGSSASLGRIMVAVIAIGLIGFALDRTMLWLQRNVSWDKNAVLR